CACAATCATCTGTCAAGTCTTCGATTTAACGGTCGGTTTGGCTGGCCTGTCCGTCTCGGCGTTGCGTGACTTGGGACAGGAGCCGCTCTGGGTTACAGTGCATCCTCCACACCATGCTAGGTATTATCCCAACGCCCATCCAATCACGATCAAGACTGCGCTCGAAAAAGGCACAGGTCGTATTTTGGGGGTGCAGGCAGTGGGAATGACTGGCGTGGACAAGCGAATAGACGTActggcgacggcgatgcaAGCCAGGATGACAGTCTTTGACCTGGAACATCTCGAACTGAGCTACGCACCGCCCTATGGCTCGGCTAAGGATCCTGTGAACATGGTCGGATTTGTTGGCTCGAACTTGCTTCGCGGGGACTATCAGATCGTACACGCCGAAgacatcaacatcaagaaTCTTCATGCCTGGCAAGTCGTGGATGTTCGCTCCCCCGAGGAGTTTGCGAATGGCCACCTCCCGGGCGCAATCAACCTACCAATTGCAACACTGCGCAATCAGAAATTGGAGCTTGATCAATCCATGCCGGTTCTTGTGTACTGCTATGTGGGCTACCGGGGATACTTGGCTTTCCGTATCCTCAGTCAGAGAGGATTCAGCGTAGTAAACCTTGATGGCGGACTGAAAACAGTAGTCGAGGGGGGAACCAGGCTTTGAGGGTTTGTTCTTGATGTTTTTAAATCTTAGTCATTCGGATGTATAGTATGTGAGGGTAACTCAACTGCTTTAATTATATATGTACTTTCCAACTATCTTATAACATTCGATCTTTTGAACATCGTGAAATATGTTATTTATCTTTCGCAGGGACGCGGGAGTTTGCCGCCGCAACAAAATGCCCCCAGGTAATCAGCTCTCTACTGCAATCATCTTGATGGATACTACACTCAATCAGTGTTGGCCCATCTTTATGCGCTATTGCTCTCTTGAGCGCTTCGGAAATTTGCTCTGCAGTATGAGCTTTAAGACCAAGCGCGCgtcctcctccctcttcagAATTAAACGCTTCGACCAGAAGCGCATAATTCCAATTCTGAATACGATTGTACAGTCCATCGTGAATCTCTACCTCAATTGTATAGCCCCTGTTGTTGATCAAAAGAATAATGATGGGAAGGCGGCATCTCACCATTTGCGAAACTTCCTGGGCAGTCATCTGGAACGCGCCATCTCCTGTCATGAGGATGGTCCTCCTCTCTGGTTTTGCCAAAGCGTAGCCAAAGGAAGCAGGTATCGTCCATCCAATATGACCCCATtgcatctcaatctcaaactCTGCTCCTGGTGGAAGGCATAGTTGAATTCCATTGAACCACGAATCGCCCGTTTCAGTGAACACTGTCGTCTCTGGAGTCAAGAGTAGTTGCGTCTGTCGAGCAACCTCCTTTCTAGTTAACCTCTCCTGCCCGCGAGAAGCCTGTCCGAGAGAAGGATCGGGACGAAGTCGATCGTACTCAGTCATTGTGCAGCTGTTCCAACTGACTCTTTCGGCAAGTCTGATCAGAAAGTCTTGCAACTGGACGTGGCTAAAGTACATATTTGGATTAGGCAGGGCGACGCTGTCTATATCCGCAACTAGTTGTGGAACACTTGGCAGAGCCGTCCAGCCGACCGTACTGTAGTCTGTAAATACAGTGCCGATGCAGATGAGGACATCAGCCCAATTCACTATAGTGTCAGCTGCGAGGGTGCTGACCTGGCCCCAAAAGATGCCCGCGAACTGGGCGTGGTCCTCGGGAAAAGAGCCCTTTGCCGCTGGTTGAAGGACCACGGCGCATCCGATGGCCTCTACCAGCTGGAGTAGAGCCTTTTCAGCGCCGACTCTTCGCACTTTCGGCCCGACAAGAATTACGGGCTTCTGCTTGGAACGAAGGAATTCAGAGGCGCCGgtaacagcagcatcaagggCTGGGGCATCACTCGGAAACGGCTTGACTACAGCACTGATAGGTCCGGGTTGCGCACATGCCTCGCCGGATAAGTTCGTTGGCACTTCGATGTAAACCGGCTTCCGCTTTAGAAGCGACGTTCGAATAGCGCGATCGATCAACTCCGGGGCATGAGCCGCTCGTCGGATGGCTACGGCGCAGCAAGTGATTCTCTTGGCCATCTCAAGCTGGTAGATAAAGTCATGCTCCCCGAGCGTATGGTGCAGTAGATGTTGATCAACATCATTCGTGTTAGGTGCTCCACTGACTAGGATAACGGGGAGGTTTTCTGCATACGCGCTGCCGATGCCGTTGAAGGCTGAGAAGGCGCCTACGCTGTAAGTGACAACACAGACACCTACGCCGCAAGCGCGTGCATAGCCTTCGGCGGCCAGAGAACAATTGAGTTCGTTTGTACAACCAACCTCAGTTAGTGCTGGGTGCGCCTCAAGCTTGTCGAGGAGAATGAGATTGTAGTCGCCCGGGACGATGAAATGATGGCGAATCCCAATTTGGGCGAGCCTTTCGGCAAGATAATCTCCCACTGTGAAGAGGACCATATTGGTAGCAGTAAACCTGGTTGAGAGCTAAAGTTAAGTATTACATGTAAAACATTAGGCGACTTATGCAATCTGTCTGAACTTGAATTGGACTGCACGAGGCAAAGCAAGCATTTAAATATTAGCATAAAGCTTAAGCATTTCTGGTTGTCCGAGTTGGTAGAGTAGAATAAGCTGGCAGAATTCATGAAGTGATTTGGATAAGTGTAATCAACTATGTAATCGGCGTAGCAATACTCCAACATCTTTCATAACATGAAACTATCTCTACTTGATTCAGTCGTTAGCAGAGTGTAGCAATTGACTTTCTATGTTCAAATAGTGGCATGATCTTTCGGTAACATTTATATCAACAACCCCGCTAT
The sequence above is drawn from the Trichoderma breve strain T069 chromosome 5, whole genome shotgun sequence genome and encodes:
- a CDS encoding thiamine pyrophosphate enzyme, central domain-containing protein; its protein translation is MVLFTVGDYLAERLAQIGIRHHFIVPGDYNLILLDKLEAHPALTEVGCTNELNCSLAAEGYARACGVGVCVVTYSVGAFSAFNGIGSAYAENLPVILVSGAPNTNDVDQHLLHHTLGEHDFIYQLEMAKRITCCAVAIRRAAHAPELIDRAIRTSLLKRKPVYIEVPTNLSGEACAQPGPISAVVKPFPSDAPALDAAVTGASEFLRSKQKPVILVGPKVRRVGAEKALLQLVEAIGCAVVLQPAAKGSFPEDHAQFAGIFWGQVSTLAADTIVNWADVLICIGTVFTDYSTVGWTALPSVPQLVADIDSVALPNPNMYFSHVQLQDFLIRLAERVSWNSCTMTEYDRLRPDPSLGQASRGQERLTRKEVARQTQLLLTPETTVFTETGDSWFNGIQLCLPPGAEFEIEMQWGHIGWTIPASFGYALAKPERRTILMTGDGAFQMTAQEVSQMVRCRLPIIILLINNRGYTIEVEIHDGLYNRIQNWNYALLVEAFNSEEGGGRALGLKAHTAEQISEALKRAIAHKDGPTLIECSIHQDDCSRELITWGHFVAAANSRVPAKDK